A genomic region of Pseudomonadota bacterium contains the following coding sequences:
- a CDS encoding TolC family protein: MDAIPDPAATQDVTLGGILAYADQYSPVLVVARSTRSRAEGARVAASPLLPANPEVSVAAGPRFGLAGTGVDVDVALMQQIQIAGERGLRLDAADRFRDLTNAEIEQIRWAVHCEVHAAFHRALVERERGRLAERVVAFQEEVLRVVERQISAGETAALSLRLAQAEVAQARQVLVGAQQALLASRIRLAQLAGWPASRPPNPAGSVDAPRDPPPQERLIAVAQQRLPSLRAGGARVREAEARVSLADREAWPRPSLGVQYRREGNPTDEGAYNVVMGVVSIPIPIFQTNQAERARARADVTVAEAELAATRTLLEGQIAEARSEVIAAAQRTRAYGTEILPRFEENLTLLRRSFELGEIDILALSTGRERFLRIQSDALGAQIDYFFALAGLERVVGVDLWRDDHHEESTP, translated from the coding sequence GTGGACGCAATCCCGGATCCGGCTGCGACTCAGGACGTCACCCTCGGTGGCATCCTTGCGTACGCGGATCAGTATTCCCCCGTCCTGGTCGTGGCGCGAAGCACGCGCTCACGAGCCGAGGGGGCGCGCGTCGCTGCGTCTCCGCTCCTGCCGGCGAATCCAGAGGTCTCGGTCGCCGCGGGTCCACGCTTCGGTTTGGCCGGAACCGGTGTGGACGTGGATGTGGCGCTGATGCAGCAGATCCAGATCGCGGGTGAGCGTGGCCTGCGCCTGGACGCTGCGGACCGTTTTCGCGACCTGACGAACGCCGAGATCGAGCAGATCCGTTGGGCGGTTCATTGTGAGGTGCATGCGGCCTTCCACCGCGCGCTCGTCGAGCGTGAGCGTGGCCGTCTCGCAGAGCGCGTGGTCGCGTTTCAGGAAGAGGTACTCCGCGTTGTCGAGCGCCAAATTTCTGCGGGCGAGACGGCGGCCTTGTCCCTGCGCCTCGCGCAGGCGGAGGTAGCGCAGGCGCGTCAAGTACTCGTCGGCGCGCAGCAGGCCCTTCTTGCTTCTCGCATACGGCTGGCGCAGCTGGCCGGCTGGCCTGCGTCACGCCCCCCGAATCCGGCCGGCTCTGTCGATGCCCCACGCGACCCGCCGCCCCAGGAGCGCCTCATCGCGGTTGCACAGCAGAGACTTCCCAGTCTGCGTGCGGGGGGTGCCCGCGTTCGAGAAGCCGAGGCACGCGTTAGTTTGGCCGACCGCGAGGCGTGGCCCCGACCCTCCCTCGGAGTGCAATACCGGCGAGAAGGGAACCCGACGGACGAGGGCGCCTACAACGTCGTGATGGGCGTCGTCTCGATTCCAATCCCGATCTTTCAGACAAACCAAGCTGAGCGCGCTCGCGCACGTGCGGATGTAACTGTCGCGGAGGCCGAGCTAGCTGCAACGCGGACGCTGCTCGAAGGGCAAATCGCCGAGGCGCGCAGCGAGGTCATCGCCGCGGCTCAGCGAACGCGCGCCTATGGGACGGAGATCCTTCCGCGCTTCGAGGAGAACCTCACGCTGCTGCGGCGCTCCTTCGAGCTTGGCGAGATCGACATTCTGGCCCTTTCGACGGGCCGAGAGCGCTTCCTCCGAATCCAGAGCG